AGCTTACCTTGCTGCAGCTGGAGTGACTAGATTTAGAGTCAGATGAGCTGGAGCTTGAGCTTGAGCTTGAACTTGATCTCAAACTCCTCCTCTGCTTGACAATTCCCGAATTCTTCTTCTTGTGCTTCCTTCCTTTTAATTTTCTTACCGATCCAGAATCAATTCCCTTGAAGACAGCACAgaattgtgagagagagagagagagtgtgtgtgtctgtgtgcgCGCGGAGTCACAGCCATCTTTATGTATCAATCTTACCTCGCTATTGCTGGAGTCAGATGAACTTGAGCTTGAGCTTGAACTTGAGCTTGAGCTTGAACTTGAGCTTGAGCTTGAGCTTGAGCTTGAACTTGAGCTTGAGCTTTTACTGAGCTTTCCAACTgccaatttcttcttcttttgcttgctTCCTTTTGATTTCTTCTTTTCAGGGTACTCTTTATCAAAATCATCTCCCTTCTAGACAAAACAATGCGATTATTTGTGGATTACTACATTCCAGTACGTGCACTGCACTTGATCGAAGCTTGAGAGAGGCAAAGGAGTTGCAAGTCACCTTGTTGCGTCTGGAGAGACCAGATGTGGAGTCAGAGCTGCTGGAGTCGGAATCGGAGCTCGAGTTGGATGAATCAGAGCTGGAGGAACTCTTCCTGAGCTTGCGGATAGCCAAGCCCAGAGACGTTGCCATcttggttttcttcttcttctgtttctcTGACAAGGCTTTCCTGATCGCCGTC
Above is a genomic segment from Musa acuminata AAA Group cultivar baxijiao chromosome BXJ3-4, Cavendish_Baxijiao_AAA, whole genome shotgun sequence containing:
- the LOC135635727 gene encoding uncharacterized protein LOC135635727 isoform X1, translating into MHPEFQQHIKHSTSMAEEQQQKESLSIVASHEEEAIDVVNEGGSLQVTDAGEASKNKDTPLNKSTGGSEKNKKQVDALKKKIDRLKKEVKGIKTAIRKALSEKQKKKKTKMATSLGLAIRKLRKSSSSSDSSNSSSDSDSSSSDSTSGLSRRNKKGDDFDKEYPEKKKSKGSKQKKKKLAVGKLSKSSSSSSSSSSSSSSSSSSSSSSSSSSSSSDSSNSEGIDSGSVRKLKGRKHKKKNSGIVKQRRSLRSSSSSSSSSSSSDSKSSHSSCSKGGEVPQLKAEKQKNRNLKQKKIGMVKKEVAKKHRKHKISDSSSSSSVGGPRPWHQSEKQKKKKKKKELMKQKKEAAVA
- the LOC135635727 gene encoding uncharacterized protein LOC135635727 isoform X2 → MHPEFQQHIKHSTSMAEEQQQKESLSIVASHEEEAIDVVNEGGSLQVTDAGEASKNKDTPLNKSTGGSEKNKKQVDALKKKIDRLKKEVKGIKTAIRKALSEKQKKKKTKMATSLGLAIRKLRKSSSSSDSSNSSSDSDSSSSDSTSGLSRRNKGDDFDKEYPEKKKSKGSKQKKKKLAVGKLSKSSSSSSSSSSSSSSSSSSSSSSSSSSSSSDSSNSEGIDSGSVRKLKGRKHKKKNSGIVKQRRSLRSSSSSSSSSSSSDSKSSHSSCSKGGEVPQLKAEKQKNRNLKQKKIGMVKKEVAKKHRKHKISDSSSSSSVGGPRPWHQSEKQKKKKKKKELMKQKKEAAVA